CACCGCTCATACCCATGGAAAGATATTCCATGGTTGCCCCCGCTTTATTATTCATTAAACGCATTGCTAAATCCTTTAGTTGCCTGAACACCGGTCTCACTTCTTCAGGTTCGCTGGTCCACGGCGCGATAGTCATCAAACCCCGCACATTCAAGCCCGGCAAACGCGCTGCAGCCTCAACGAAATCCTCCGCTTCTGACGGCAAAATCCCATACTTGGTTACTTCACCCGCTACATTTACCTGCACCAGCACACTGGCCACCGCATTGGCGCCGCTAGCCACCCGGCTAATCTCTTCCGCCAGGCGCCAGCTGTCCAGTGAATGAATCAAAGCAACTTTACCGATGATTTTGTTTACTTTATTTGTCTGCAAATGGCCGATTAAGTGCCATTCCAACCCTGGCGGAACGTCGTTATACTTTTTTAACAACTCCTGTACCCTGTTTTCACCAAGTCTGCTTACTCCACCTTTTACCGCCTGTCTGATTATTTCCGGTGGCACCGTTTTAGTAACCGCCACCAGTTTGATTTCCTCCGGCCTGCGTCCGGCCCGGCGGGCGGCAGCGTCAATTCGTTCCCGTACCCGGTGCAGATTATCCAGAACGCTCAAACCGACACACTCCTTTGCTCCACCCGGTTTCTTCTTCTCCTAGCAGAACTTGTTATTCAACATGTTGCCGGTCTTACTATTAAATGGCTTTAATTCGACGGCAACCAGCCAATTCCTGCGTAAAAAAGCTTTATAAGCTGTTTTACAAAAAAAATATTTATAGCAACATACCTGCATTCACAATGCTAAAACGACCGGTAATTGACAAATTGAATCGGGATATCAAATTCGTGTTCTTTGATTTTCTGCATTACAGCTTGCAAGTCATCACGGTTTTTCCCACTGATCCTTACTTGATCTCCCTGTACTGTGGCCTGTACCTTAAGCCTGCTGTCTTTGACCAGTTTGGTGATAACTTTGGCTTTCTCTTTATCCAGTCCCTGAACCAGGGTAACCCGCCGGCGAACGGTATCTTTGGCGGCAGGTTCTATTTTGCCGTATCTCAGGGCTTTCAAGTTAACACCACGCTTCACCAGTTTTGTTTCCAGAATATCAACTACATTTTTCAGTTTAAATTCATCATCACCTGTGAGAATAATCGTTTCCCCATCATAATTAATATCACTTCTGCTGCCCTTGAAATCAAACCTGGTTCGTAATTCTCTAATGGCTTGGTCCACAGCGTTATTTACTTCCTGCATATCCACTTGTGATACAATATCAAAAGAATTTTCCTTTGCCATAAAAAACACCTGATCTCTTATTTATATCTTTTTATATATAATGTACAATTTACCATGAAAATTGTCAAAGGCATCTATTATCATTAATGATTGTTATATGTTCTTTACACTAAAGGAAAATATCCTGGAATGTCGAAACTAATATTACTATTAAGGTATTTAGAATTCAGGAGTCAGAATTCAGAATATTTCGAGACGATAAACCATTCTCTTATTCTGACTACTGACTACTGGCTCCTGACTACTGAGCAGTTACAAAAATTCAATCAAAGTGGGAGAAAGTATTGGCGATCTACTCATTTGACGGCGTTGATCTGAAGATGATGCTCCGGGGGGCGGTTGAACTCCTGGGACAGTCCAAAGAAGAAATAGATGCTTTAAATGTTTTTCCAGTACCGGACGGTGACACCGGCACCAACATGTTCCAAACCCTGGTGTCCGCGGTGAAAGAAGCTGAATCAGTTAATTCGAACCATATCGGTTTGGTGGCGGGGGCGGCGGCACGTGGCGGTTTAATCGGCGCCAGGGGCAACTCCGGAGTAATCCTTTCCCAAATATTGCACGGTTTCGCCCGTTCCCTCAGCGGCATTGAAAGAGCAACCGCTCCCGATAT
This sequence is a window from Pelotomaculum isophthalicicum JI. Protein-coding genes within it:
- a CDS encoding YggS family pyridoxal phosphate-dependent enzyme, producing the protein MSVLDNLHRVRERIDAAARRAGRRPEEIKLVAVTKTVPPEIIRQAVKGGVSRLGENRVQELLKKYNDVPPGLEWHLIGHLQTNKVNKIIGKVALIHSLDSWRLAEEISRVASGANAVASVLVQVNVAGEVTKYGILPSEAEDFVEAAARLPGLNVRGLMTIAPWTSEPEEVRPVFRQLKDLAMRLMNNKAGATMEYLSMGMSGDFEVAVEEGANILRIGTAIFGGRQ
- a CDS encoding YajQ family cyclic di-GMP-binding protein; translation: MAKENSFDIVSQVDMQEVNNAVDQAIRELRTRFDFKGSRSDINYDGETIILTGDDEFKLKNVVDILETKLVKRGVNLKALRYGKIEPAAKDTVRRRVTLVQGLDKEKAKVITKLVKDSRLKVQATVQGDQVRISGKNRDDLQAVMQKIKEHEFDIPIQFVNYRSF